One segment of Rosa chinensis cultivar Old Blush chromosome 6, RchiOBHm-V2, whole genome shotgun sequence DNA contains the following:
- the LOC112173681 gene encoding aspartic proteinase 39 isoform X1 — MAPRRLVVLLLICSVLLNFCGAFASTADDQRRPMILPLHLSSPDDARHHRRAFDGRRLQRSEPNAHMRLHDDLLTNGYYTTRLWIGTPPQMFALIVDTGSTVTYVPCSDCEACGNHQDPRFQPDLSSTYQPVKCNINCNCDDKGNQCTYERRYAEQSSSSGVLGEDVISFGNESALVPQRAVFGCENIETGDLYSQRADGIMGLGRGQLSVMDQLVDKGVISDSFSLCYGGMGVGGGAMVLGGIKSPPDMVFTHSDPFRSPYYNIELKEIHVAGKALKLNPKVFDEKHGTVLDSGTTYAYFPKDAFIAFKDAIMKETHFLKQVHGPDPNYKDICFSGAGRDVTQLSKVFPQVDMIFSKGQKFSLSPENYLFPHTKVSGAYCLGIFENGDSTTLLGGILVRNTLVTYDRADNKIGFWKTNCSELWKSLNHENAQAPSSNDGNMSGGIAPDIAPAGLPQTDLPGELQIGQISFDMMLNISNSMKPNFTELAESIAHELEVDISQVHLRNYTISGNDLLIKWTIVPDESANSFTTTKAMNIIRRLREHQMQLPHKFGSYQLVKLKVEPQIKRSWWEQHSWMVAVGVSVASVLGLLALGTWLVWRYRSRQGMTYEPVDGVVGAVVAEQELQPLK, encoded by the exons ATGGCTCCTCGGAGGTTGGTGGTCCTCCTTCTAATTTGCTCCGTCCTACTCAATTTTTGTGGCGCGTTTGCTTCAACCGCCGATGATCAACGCCGTCCGATGATCCTTCCTCTCCATCTCTCCTCCCCCGACGACGCTCGCCACCACCGGCGAGCCTTCGACGGTCGGCGTCTCCAGAGATCGGAGCCGAACGCGCACATGAGGCTCCACGATGATCTCCTTACCAACGG GTACTACACGACGCGGCTGTGGATTGGGACACCGCCTCAGATGTTCGCTCTGATTGTGGATACGGGGAGTACTGTCACTTATGTGCCTTGCTCTGACTGTGAAGCCTGCGGTAACCATCAG GACCCTAGGTTTCAACCCGATTTATCTAGCACGTACCAACCTGTAAAGTGTAATATCAATTGCAACTGTGACGATAAAGGAAACCAATGCACTTATGAGAGGCGCTATGCTGAGCAGAGCTCCAGCAGTGGTGTGCTTGGTGAGGATGTCATTTCTTTTGGCAATGAGAGTGCACTTGTGCCCCAGCGTGCTGTTTTTGGTTGCGAGAATATTGAAACCGGTGATCTTTACAGCCAACGTGCCGACGGCATAATGGGTTTGGGTCGTGGTCAGCTTAGCGTCATGGACCAGCTTGTTGATAAGGGTGTTATTAGTGATTCATTTTCATTGTGTTATGGAGGAATGGGTGTAGGTGGGGGTGCTATGGTTCTAGGTGGGATTAAATCCCCCCCGGATATGGTGTTTACCCATTCTGATCCCTTTCGCAG TCCATATTACAATATTGAACTGAAGGAGATACATGTGGCTGGAAAGGCTTTGAAGTTAAACCCgaaggtgtttgatgaaaaGCATGGAACTGTCTTGGATAGTGGAACGACATATGCATACTTTCCAAAGGATGCTTTTATTGCATTTAAGGATGCT ATTATGAAGGAAACTCATTTCCTCAAACAAGTCCATGGTCCTGACCCAAATTATAAAGATATCTGTTTTTCAGGTGCTGGAAG GGATGTCACCCAACTATCAAAAGTTTTTCCACAGGTTGATATGATATTCAGCAAGGGACAGAAGTTTTCACTGTCTCCCGAGAACTATTTGTTTCCG CATACGAAGGTTAGCGGGGCTTATTGCCTGGGAATTTTTGAAAATGGGGATTCAACCACTCTTTTAGGAG GAATTCTTGTACGTAATACCCTTGTGACATACGATCGAGCGGACAATAAGATTGGCTTTTGGAAAACCAATTGTTCTGAACTATGGAAGAGTTTAAATCATGAGAATGCTCAGGCCCCATCTTCTAACGACGGGAATATGAGTGGAGGGATTGCTCCTGACATCGCCCCAGCTGGATTGCCTCAAACTGATCTTCCAG GTGAACTTCAAATAGGGCAGATAAGTTTCGATATGATGCTCAACATCAGCAACTCTATGAAACCCAACTTCACAGAACTCGCAGAGTCTATTGCCCATGAGCTGGAAGTCGATATTTCTCAG GTTCACTTGAGGAACTACACTATTTCAGGAAATGATTTACTCATTAAGTGGACTATCGTACCTGATGAATCTGCCAATAGCTTTACTACTACCAAAGCAATG AACATAATTCGGCGCTTAAGGGAACATCAGATGCAGCTTCCCCATAAATTTGGGAGTTATCAGCTGGTCAAATTGAAAGTTGAACCTCAAATAAAGCG GTCATGGTGGGAGCAACATTCTTGGATGGTGGCAGTTGGAGTTTCAGTTGCCTCGGTTCTTGGACTATTAGCATTAGGGACATGGTTGGTTTGGAGATACAGATCGCGACAGGGCATGACTTATGAGCCTGTTGATGGCGTTGTTGGTGCGGTTGTTGCAGAGCAAGAACTTCAGCCCCTTAAATGA
- the LOC112173683 gene encoding signal recognition particle 54 kDa protein 2 — protein sequence MVLAELGGSISRALQQMSNATVIDEKVLNECLNEITRALLQSDVQFKLVRDMQTNIKKIVNLEDLAAGHNKRRIIQNAIFNELCKMLDPGKPSFTPKKGKPSVVMFVGLQGSGKTTTCTKYAYYHQKKGWKPALVCADTFRAGAFDQLKQNATKAKIPFYGSYMESDPVKIAVEGVETFKKENCDLIIVDTSGRHKQEAALFEEMRQVAEATKPDLVVFVMDSSIGQAAFDQALAFKQSAAVGAVIVTKMDGHAKGGGALSAVAATKSPVIFIGTGEHMDEFEGFDVKAFVSRLLGMGDWSGFMDKIQEVVPKLDNQPELLQKLSEGTFTLRIMYEQFQNLLQMGPLSQLTSMLPGAELMPKGNDKESQAKIKRYMTMMDSMTNEELDSTNTKIITESRIVRIARGSGRLVREVMEMFEEYKRLAKIWSKMKGIKIPKKGGISPLNQNFNAQQMSKVLPPQMLKQIGGMGGLQNLMKQMGSMGSAKEMMGMLGGGDK from the exons ATGGTGTTAGCGGAATTAGGAGGGAGCATCTCCCGTGCTCTCCAGCAGATGAGCAACGCCACCGTGATCGACGAGAAGGTCCTGAACGAGTGCCTCAACGAGATCACACGCGCTCTTCTCCAATCCGATGTGCAATTCAAGCTCGTCCGCGATATGCAGACCAATATCAAGAAGATCGTCAATTTGGAGGATCTCGCTGCCGGTCACAACAAGCGTAGGATCATCCAGAATGCTATTTTTAATGAGCTCTGCAAAATGCTTGATCCAGGGAAACCCTCTTTCACTCCGAAGAAAGGAAAACCGAGTGTGGTCATGTTTGTTGGTTTGCAAG GGTCTGGAAAGACTACAACTTGCACAAAATATGCATATTATCATCAGAAGAAAGGTTGGAAACCTGCCCTGGTGTGCGCTGATACTTTCCGAGCTGGTGCATTTGATCAGTTGAAGCAGAATGCTACCAAGGCAAAGATTCCGTTTTATGGAAGCTATATGGAGTCGGACCCTGTCAAAATTGCGGTGGAAGGAGTGGAGACTTTTAAGAAGGAGAATTGCGATCTTATAATTGTTGATACCAGTGGGCGTCACAAACAGGAAGCTGCTCTTTTTGAAGAGATGCGTCAGGTGGCTGAAGCGACGAAACCAGACCTTGTTGTATTTGTTATGGATAGCAGTATTGGTCAGGCCGCGTTTGATCAAGCTCTAGCATTTAAGCAAAGTgctgcagttggagctgttatTGTTACCAAAATGGATGGTCATGCAAAGGGAGGTGGTGCTCTTAGTGCTGTTGCAGCAACAAAGAGTCCTGTTATATTTATTGGAACAGGAGAGCATATGGATGAGTTTGAAGGGTTTGATGTTAAGGCCTTTGTCAGCCGTCTATTAGGCATGGGTGACTGGTCTGGATTTATGGACAAGATTCAGGAAGTTGTTCCTAAACTTGACAACCAGCCAGAGCTTCTGCAAAAGCTTTCAGAAGGGACCTTCACGCTGAGGATTATGTATGAGCAGTTTCAGAACTTGCTTCAAATGGGCCCACTTAGCCAGCTGACTTCAATGCTTCCAGGTGCTGAGCTAATGCCAAAAGGTAATGATAAGGAAAGCCAGGCCAAAATCAAGCGGTACATGACCATGATGGACTCGATGACAAATGAAGAGTTGGACAGCACAAATACAAAAATCATTACTGAGTCTCGTATAGTGCGAATAGCACGAGGTTCTGGTCGTCTGGTAAGAGAAGTGATGGAGATGTTTGAAGAGTACAAGCGCCTTGCTAAAATATGGAGCAAAATGAAAGGAATTAAGATTCCTAAGAAGGGTGGTATCAGTCCACTAAACCAAAACTTTAATGCACAGCAAATGAGCAAAGTCCTACCTCCCCAGATGTTGAAGCAGATTGGTGGCATGGGTGGCTTACAGAACTTGATGAAGCAAATGGGTTCAATGGGTTCAGCTAAAGAAATGATGGGAATGCTTGGAGGCGGGGACAAATAG
- the LOC112173681 gene encoding aspartic proteinase 39 isoform X2 codes for MAPRRLVVLLLICSVLLNFCGAFASTADDQRRPMILPLHLSSPDDARHHRRAFDGRRLQRSEPNAHMRLHDDLLTNGYYTTRLWIGTPPQMFALIVDTGSTVTYVPCSDCEACGNHQDPRFQPDLSSTYQPVKCNINCNCDDKGNQCTYERRYAEQSSSSGVLGEDVISFGNESALVPQRAVFGCENIETGDLYSQRADGIMGLGRGQLSVMDQLVDKGVISDSFSLCYGGMGVGGGAMVLGGIKSPPDMVFTHSDPFRSPYYNIELKEIHVAGKALKLNPKVFDEKHGTVLDSGTTYAYFPKDAFIAFKDAIMKETHFLKQVHGPDPNYKDICFSGAGRDVTQLSKVFPQVDMIFSKGQKFSLSPENYLFPHTKVSGAYCLGIFENGDSTTLLGGILVRNTLVTYDRADNKIGFWKTNCSELWKSLNHENAQAPSSNDGNMSGGIAPDIAPAGLPQTDLPGQISFDMMLNISNSMKPNFTELAESIAHELEVDISQVHLRNYTISGNDLLIKWTIVPDESANSFTTTKAMNIIRRLREHQMQLPHKFGSYQLVKLKVEPQIKRSWWEQHSWMVAVGVSVASVLGLLALGTWLVWRYRSRQGMTYEPVDGVVGAVVAEQELQPLK; via the exons ATGGCTCCTCGGAGGTTGGTGGTCCTCCTTCTAATTTGCTCCGTCCTACTCAATTTTTGTGGCGCGTTTGCTTCAACCGCCGATGATCAACGCCGTCCGATGATCCTTCCTCTCCATCTCTCCTCCCCCGACGACGCTCGCCACCACCGGCGAGCCTTCGACGGTCGGCGTCTCCAGAGATCGGAGCCGAACGCGCACATGAGGCTCCACGATGATCTCCTTACCAACGG GTACTACACGACGCGGCTGTGGATTGGGACACCGCCTCAGATGTTCGCTCTGATTGTGGATACGGGGAGTACTGTCACTTATGTGCCTTGCTCTGACTGTGAAGCCTGCGGTAACCATCAG GACCCTAGGTTTCAACCCGATTTATCTAGCACGTACCAACCTGTAAAGTGTAATATCAATTGCAACTGTGACGATAAAGGAAACCAATGCACTTATGAGAGGCGCTATGCTGAGCAGAGCTCCAGCAGTGGTGTGCTTGGTGAGGATGTCATTTCTTTTGGCAATGAGAGTGCACTTGTGCCCCAGCGTGCTGTTTTTGGTTGCGAGAATATTGAAACCGGTGATCTTTACAGCCAACGTGCCGACGGCATAATGGGTTTGGGTCGTGGTCAGCTTAGCGTCATGGACCAGCTTGTTGATAAGGGTGTTATTAGTGATTCATTTTCATTGTGTTATGGAGGAATGGGTGTAGGTGGGGGTGCTATGGTTCTAGGTGGGATTAAATCCCCCCCGGATATGGTGTTTACCCATTCTGATCCCTTTCGCAG TCCATATTACAATATTGAACTGAAGGAGATACATGTGGCTGGAAAGGCTTTGAAGTTAAACCCgaaggtgtttgatgaaaaGCATGGAACTGTCTTGGATAGTGGAACGACATATGCATACTTTCCAAAGGATGCTTTTATTGCATTTAAGGATGCT ATTATGAAGGAAACTCATTTCCTCAAACAAGTCCATGGTCCTGACCCAAATTATAAAGATATCTGTTTTTCAGGTGCTGGAAG GGATGTCACCCAACTATCAAAAGTTTTTCCACAGGTTGATATGATATTCAGCAAGGGACAGAAGTTTTCACTGTCTCCCGAGAACTATTTGTTTCCG CATACGAAGGTTAGCGGGGCTTATTGCCTGGGAATTTTTGAAAATGGGGATTCAACCACTCTTTTAGGAG GAATTCTTGTACGTAATACCCTTGTGACATACGATCGAGCGGACAATAAGATTGGCTTTTGGAAAACCAATTGTTCTGAACTATGGAAGAGTTTAAATCATGAGAATGCTCAGGCCCCATCTTCTAACGACGGGAATATGAGTGGAGGGATTGCTCCTGACATCGCCCCAGCTGGATTGCCTCAAACTGATCTTCCAG GGCAGATAAGTTTCGATATGATGCTCAACATCAGCAACTCTATGAAACCCAACTTCACAGAACTCGCAGAGTCTATTGCCCATGAGCTGGAAGTCGATATTTCTCAG GTTCACTTGAGGAACTACACTATTTCAGGAAATGATTTACTCATTAAGTGGACTATCGTACCTGATGAATCTGCCAATAGCTTTACTACTACCAAAGCAATG AACATAATTCGGCGCTTAAGGGAACATCAGATGCAGCTTCCCCATAAATTTGGGAGTTATCAGCTGGTCAAATTGAAAGTTGAACCTCAAATAAAGCG GTCATGGTGGGAGCAACATTCTTGGATGGTGGCAGTTGGAGTTTCAGTTGCCTCGGTTCTTGGACTATTAGCATTAGGGACATGGTTGGTTTGGAGATACAGATCGCGACAGGGCATGACTTATGAGCCTGTTGATGGCGTTGTTGGTGCGGTTGTTGCAGAGCAAGAACTTCAGCCCCTTAAATGA
- the LOC112174758 gene encoding pumilio homolog 12, whose amino-acid sequence MEGFRYFTDTTSQNPIPHDQSLEAAFSRLNVSSFNQPPPFSGADYSSGSAPKYPSRRNELMPGGFDGGDFGHLGLEDCWVGSDTDHGLGGFGSSLHKPSDWSQEPLNSLSVADLRGKIASLSMDQYGCRFFQRAMEDEPKEFTDMIFEEVVDHVAHLILDPYGNYVVQKLVEVCSEEQRTQILLRWTKNPFHFITLCLHSRGTRSVLKLLKKITTREQISVFVSALSCGAVDLSMNINGQHIMEYCLKNFSDEHKRCLLNVVIDNCIGIAKDKVGCCVLQQCVDYCYGETKGRLIAAIIEDALILAQDRYGNYVLQHLLGLRAPQVTSNLLRQFQGNYMFLSCSKYGSNVVEKCLLESGEEQSAEIIRELCRSPNLSMLLMHPFGNYVFQTALSVSKGLTHKFLLSLVQHYTPALLSNQYGKRVLAWRERNLRRM is encoded by the exons ATGGAGGGTTTCCGATACTTTACCGATACGACGTCGCAGAACCCTATTCCCCATGATCAATCCCTAGAAGCTGCTTTCTCTCGCCTGAATGTCTCATCCTTCAACCAGCCGCCGCCGTTTTCCGGCGCCGATTACAGTTCTGGGTCGGCGCCGAAATACCCATCACGCCGCAATGAACTCATGCCGGGTGGTTTTGATGGTGGGGATTTCGGTCATTTGGGTCTTGAAGATTGCTGGGTTGGCTCAGATACTGATCATGGCTTAGGTGGGTTTGGTTCTAGTTTACATAAACCATCTGATTGGTCCCAAGAACCACTCAACAGCTTATCTGTGGCTGATTTGCGTGGAAAGATTGCTTCTTTGTCCATGGACCAATACGGGTGTCGGTTCTTTCAGAGAGCTATGGAGGATGAGCCGAAAGAGTTCACTGATATGATATTTGAAGAGGTTGTAGACCATGTGGCCCATTTGATTCTGGACCCTTATGGCAACTATGTTGTTCAGAAGCTTGTGGAGGTTTGTAGTGAGGAGCAGAGGACACAGATTCTGTTAAGGTGGACCAAGAATCCGTTCCATTTTATTACTCTTTGCCTTCATAGCCGTGG GACTCGCTCTGTTCTGAAACTGTTGAAGAAAATCACTACCCGAGAGCAAATCTCTGTCTTTGTGAGTGCTCTAAGCTGTGGTGCTGTTGACCTGAGTATGAACATCAATGGTCAACATATCATGGAATATTGCTTGAAGAACTTTTCGGATGAACACAAAAGG TGTCTTCTGAATGTGGTGATCGACAACTGTATTGGAATTGCAAAAGATAAGGTTGGTTGTTGCGTGCTACAGCAGTGTGTTGATTACTGTTATGGAGAAACAAAAGGACGTCTAATTGCTGCGATAATAGAAGATGCATTAATCCTGGCGCAGGATCGTTATGG CAACTATGTGCTGCAACATTTACTCGGGTTGAGGGCACCACAAGTCACATCAAATCTTCTGAGACAGTTTCAAGGGAATTATATGTTTCTCTCCTGCAGCAAGTATGGTAGTAATGTTGTGGAGAAGTGCTTGTTAGAGTCGGGAGAAGAGCAGTCTGCAGAAATTATTAGAGAGTTGTGTAGAAGcccaaatctttcaatgcttcTTATGCATCCTTTCGGAAATTATGTCTTCCAGACGGCATTGTCAGTTTCCAAG GGTCTCACCCATAAGTTTCTGCTGAGTCTGGTTCAACATTACACCCCAGCTCTGCTCAGCAATCAATATGGAAAAAGGGTGCTTGCTTGGCGTGAAAGGAACTTGCGACGTATGTAG